A window of Clostridioides sp. ES-S-0010-02 genomic DNA:
TACAACCTTCAAAATTTGTGAATTTTAGCCTTTATAGCTACAGGGATATTTTAATTTTAAAATCAAAAAAGTCCCTTAGCTTTACAGCTAAGAGACGAATTATATCCGCGTTACCACTCTTTTTGATAAGTAAGTACTTATCCTCTCAATCCCTTAAGGCGGGCAAACCAATTATCATACTAACTAAAACTTCTGATAATTTCCTCCAGAGCTCTCTTCACATAGACTTCATTGCTAGGCTTACACCAACCCCTAACTCGCTGTAAATCCATATATGCTACTTTCTCTATCACTGGATTTGTTTCCTTAAATTGTTAATACAATTGTACTTCCTTCTAATATTTTTGTCAATAAGTTTTTTATTTTTTTAATAATTTTATTTTCTAAAATTTAGATATTTTATTACATGCTTGTTGATATTATCCATATATTTATAAATAATGTATTTCTTATTTATTTCTGTTCTTTAGGTAATTACAAATAATATACTTCTTATTTGTTTCTATTTCTTAAATGCTTATAAATAATATTTTTCTTTTTATTTCCATTATTTAAATACTTATAAATAATATTTTTCTTTTTCATTTTCATTGCTTAAATACTTATAAATAATATATCTTATATTTATTAAATTTTATATACTAAGTTAAATAATATGGATTATATTCTTCAATAAACAAGTTTTCAAATCTAAAGTTCGCTCTCTATCTTTAAACTTTATCGTAAACATGTTTCCATCTTTTTTGATTATTTCGCCTTCGTGAAATTTTTTATGGTATACCTTATCACCAACACCAATACTATCAATTTCTTTTTTAGTTGGAGATTTTATATCATTGATAAACAATGATTTATCAACTTTTTTACCATATTTATTTAAAGTAGAACTTATACATAGTTTTTCTTCAGCTCTTGTAATAGCTACATACATAAGTCTTCTTTCTTCTTCTAATTGTTCCTCTTTTTTTTCTTCCTTACAAATATCATATGATTTTTCATGAGGTATTGTTCCTTCATTTGCACCTATAATATAGACATTCCTAAATTCTAATCCTTTTGCACTATGCATAGTTGTAAATATAACACCATCAGTCTGTTTATTCTTGTTATTTTCCATTAACTCAATCTTTACTCTCTCAATATGGTCTAAAAACTCTGTCACTGTATTGAAATTTGTAGCAGAACTCTCAAGTTCGTTTAATATCTCTACAAGCCCATTAGTCTTTATCTTTCTATTGCTACAGTAATCCAAGACATATCTATCATAATCAAGACTAGTTCTAATATAAGATATTGCATTTTTAGGATTTAAAGTATTCAAATAGCTCAAGTCTATCTCCAAATCTGTTATTGTTTTGACTTGTTTGGGATGAAGGTTACATTTGTTTATTAGTGCTGTTACAAAATCTTTTTCATCTTTAACCATATTTACATTATCTTTAGATATATATCTAAATGGCTTATTTATAATTCTTAACCAATCTTTATTTGATTTTGGATTAATACCTATTCTTAAATATGCTAGTATATCCTGACTTGCCCAATGGTCATATATTGTAATTACTGAATCTTTTACTACAAATGGAATTCTCATATCCATAAATACATCTACTAAGGCTCTTGACTGTATATTAGTTCTATAAATTACTGCAAAATCTGAATACTCTACATAATCCTTTTTTATTTCGTCAATTATTTCCTTGGCAATATGCAAAGCTTCTTCCTCTGAATCATATGGAGAAATATAACTCACAATGCCTCCCTTACCTTGACTACATTTAATAACTTTTTCATATCTATTTCTATTTTTTTCTATAAGCCTGTTTGCAGTATTTACTATTTCACTTTTAGACCTATAATTTACATCCAGCACTATTTTTTTAGTATTATTAAAATATTTTTCAAATTCAAGCAAAAAATCTGGTCTAGCTCCTCTAAAACCATATATACTTTGGTCTTCGTCTCCAACCGCAAATATGTTGTTTAGTGGATTACAAATTAACTTTAAAACCTCAAATTGCACTTTATTTATATCTTGGAATTCATCTATCAATATATATTTATATACATTCCTAACCATTTCTAAGGCTGATTTATTATTCAAAAGCAAATAATAAGTCTTTATAAGCATATCATCAAAATCAATCTTATTAACTTTTGATTTTTGCTCTTCATATAAATTATATACTTTTAAAAACTCATCTTTTGTCAACACTTCTGAGCTAAATTCATTCTTATCCATAAGTTCATTTTTTACATAAGATATTTCATTTATAACTTGACCTATATTTTCATCATCATCTGCATTTTCTATATTTAGACTTTTTAATATTGCCTTTATTGTTATCCTCTTTGACTTTTCATCAAATATGCTATCTAAATTGTACCTTTCAAAATACCTCAAAATCTTAAAAAACACAGAATGAAAAGTGCCATATGTTACCTTATTGAGTCTTATATCATCACTTAAACTCAATGCTCTATTTTTCATTTCTACTGAGGATGCTTTGGTAAAACTTATCGCCAATATTCTTGCTGGTGCTATATTTTTGTTTACTACCATATTAGCTATTCTATATGTAATTACCCTAGTCTTACCTGAACCAGGCCCTGCAAGTATCATGCAAGGCCCATCTATATGTTCAACTGCTTCTAGTTGATTTTCATTTAACTGTCTTATATCTATATTTGTTGTGATTATTATATCCACCACCTTAATTTATAATCATCCTATTTTCTTTTTTAATTATAAACTAAAAGTATCCTAAAAATACATTTAATTTTTCTTCTATTAAACTATATCATCTCTATTTTCATAACATATCTTGAGTTCCTGTTTAATTTTATCACTTATATCTTGAGGAACAAATTCTGGTTTACCAATGTAATATCCTTGAATATAATCTATTCCAATAGCTACTAATGCTTCCATTTCACTTTTGGTTTCTACACCTTCTGCTATAACTTTAATATTTCTTTCTTTAGAATATGAAATAAGGTTTTTTAGTATTTTTCTTCTATCTTCATCTTTGTCAATACCTCTTACAATAGACATATCAATCTTCACATAATTTGGCATTATGTACAGTAGTACAGCATCGCCATTGTAACCTGTTCCAAAATCATCTAAAGCAATTTCTATATTCCACTGATTTATATACACTTTCTTTTTGTCAATAAAATCTTCACTAATCTTATCATTCTCTGTTATTTCTAGCACTACCCTATTTAGATAATTACCATATAAATCTTCTATTTCTTCAAAATCAACTTTTGATAAATTATTATTTGGTATAGAATTTAAGAACAATTTACACACTCCAAACTGTTCCCTATATCTCTTAAAAGATTTAAGTGCTTTGAACCATGTGATACGTTCGATTTGATATAACTTAGACTGTGAACGAGCCAATCTAATAACATCCATTGGAGAACTAAAAGTTTCCATTTTGGGTCTCATAAGTGCTTCATATGCAAATACTTCACCTTTACAATCCACAATAGGCTGAAATGCATATTCAACCAATTGACCATCAATTAATTTATTTAACTCTTCTCTATTATGCAACAAGAATGAATCTTTATTATATATATTGACATCAAATTCACTTACTTCGCCTTTAATTGTATTTTTAATTTGATACATAGCAAAATCTGCATATTTCATTAGTTCATCATAGTTAGTTGAATCGCTAGGATACCAAGAAATTCCTGCTGATGCTCTTATTTTAAATTCTGTCCCATCATGAAGCTTTAATAAAGTATTATTCATCTGTATCTTAACAGAGTTAATAATAGTTCTTATGCTATCTTTACTTTCATACCCATATATGAATACATAAAACTCATCCCCTGAAAGTCTAGAAACTATACCATTCCATGATATAAACTTTTTAAGTATATCTGCTGCACATCTAATATATTCATCACCAGCATCATGACCATAGGTATCATTAATATATTTTAAATTATCTAAATCCCACATTATAAATGCAGCTATTTTAATCTCTTCTTTATTTTCAAATTTTTCTCGTACTTGTGAATAAAAAGCTCTCCTATTTAGAAGATTTGTTAAAATATCAAAATCTCTTTCATACTCAATTTTCATTTTCTCAATAAACTCTTTTGTAACATCAACAACAACACCTAATATCTTTAAGTCATCTTCAACAATATTTAATCTTATCCACTTAGAAGTTTTATCTTTAGATTCAAATTTATATATGTATATATTTTCTGTCTTATAATTTTTCTGTAAATATGTATCCATTTCATTCATTTTTTTTATAAATTTACTTTTTGATATATATCCATATTCTTGAAATTCATCATCCGTAGTAAATATACTAAAAAATCCTTTTGTACAAAAAACATTATCTCCATTTTTATATAATTCAAAAGCTCCAATTGGCATATCTGCAATTTCAATAATTTGTGATAATTTTGATGAGGAATCTGCAACATTTGCACTAAGTAGCTCTATGGCTGAAGATAATTCATCTATTTCAGATATGTTTATTTTATCAAGATTTACTGGTTTTGATGGATTACTATTTCTAACTTTATTAACCAAAAGAACAATTGGTTTTGTAAACAATCTCGACGCAATATAAATACCTATAAGCCCTATCACTAAGGAAACTGCAACAGACACTATTACCAAGGTTTCCACTCTTTTTGAAAAACACAATAAACTTTTTTCTTCAATAATTCCCAAAAGAGCCCAACGCTCATTTTCAAATGGAGTATTGGAATTGTATAAATCTAAATATTGTACACTAGCATAAGTACTTTCTTTAATTTTACCATCATCTTCATTTTTAACTTTATATACATTTTTATAAGATTCTTTTTGCTCAAGGTTCGAATGTAAACCATCCCAAAATTTGTCTTTAAATGTATAACCATTCGAAACAACATTTTCAAATGCCAAATCATCATTTCTATCTACGCCTAAAATATAATTACCTTTTTTATTTTCATTTATCTCCCCATATGGAAGCAACTCTCTTAAATAATTTATACCTAAATCTATTCCAAGTACTCCATATACAGTTCCATCTTCATAAATAAGAGGAACTGAATATGTTATAACTCTATCGCCTTCATTTGTTAATAAGAACTGACTTCCCCAGTATCCTAAATTAGAACTTGATGTATTTGGATTATCAATTGCAGCTCTAAATGGTTTATAAAAGAAATTATCTCCTTTTTCCTCATTTTCACTTTTAAAGGAAAACTTTGGAGCCCAATAACTATCCATAGATATTCCAAAACTTCTTGCTATCTCTGAGGAGCCTCTTTCAATTAGCAAATCAGAATTATCATTTGGGTTAAATTTAGGGTCTAGGTCTCTTATATACAATCCTGTCTTACTTATTTCATCTTTACTATTTATTGAATCATATTCAATATCTTTGTTATTTAAAATTATGAAAGAACCTGTAACAGAATTTTTTCTCAAAAGATATATTAAATCTTTTGATATATTTTTTATAATTTCTTTATTAATTTCTTCGTTTATACCCACATCTTTAATTGAGACATTATTTTCATCTAAAACCTTTTTTACAGATGAGTTAATAGCTAGTTCTGTCTCGCTTGTCTTTGACCATCTTTGTAACATCTCATTTTGTATATAATTTTTACGATTAATTACTCTTTCATTTAAAATATCAAATGAATTATCATTTAGTCTTTTAATAGTTCCTCCCCATAAAATTGTGGCACAAAATAAACTTGTTTGAATTAGCATAACAATAATTAGAGGAAATATCATCTTTTTCATTATTGAGTTATTCTTTTTTAGATTATTTTCCATATTTATTCCACCCATACCTTTGTGCATTTTGGTACACGTTGCCAATTCACCTACTCTTTTACAGCATTTTCAAGCTCAGTCTTAAAATTTAAAAACCATGCTGAAAAATTTTCATTATTATTAAATTGTGCTACTGCATTCTCTTTAGAGGTTCCATTTTTTATTAATTCATTTATTTTATTTAAATCTTCTTTAGCTTTATCAATCATTGAATACTCAAGGATTTGTCTGGCTTTTGTCCCACCATCAAATGCTTTATTAGTGTACAACTTACAACTATTAATCTGTTCAATAGATGAAACAATTGAACTTTCCACTTTACTTGATACCTTTAAATCGTCTTTATTCATAACATCCTTTATAACATCCAAATTATTTGTTTTTTTCTTTACTGGTAGATATCCAGAAGCAATAGAGAATTTTACATTAGACTCTTTATCTGTAAACCATTTTAAAAATTCTACTGATGCATACTCTTCTTCTTTAGTAGATTTTGTTACAGCCATTCCTGCCCCTTGTTGTACAGCATATTTTTCTTTATCTTTAAAACGTGGAGCTTGAAAGACAGATGTCTCAATTTTATAACTCTCATTATCATTTAACATTACTTCATCTGGAAAATATGATGCTCCTGAACTAGAGCCAACAAGAGCTAGTATATCTCCTGTTTTTGCATCATCAGAACGGAACTTACCATAAGATGCAAAATATCCATTTATATATGGGACATAAAAATTATGCCATAATTTTTTCATAACCTTTTCATCAAGATTCAATGTAACTTTTCCATCTTTAACTGAAAAAATTTCTACTCCTAACTGCTTACTTCCTATAATAATATAATTTGCTAGAGCATCTCTTCCAAAAAATGCTTTACCATCATTAGGCTCTTTTGTTAAACTATCTGTCCATTCATAGTATTTCTTTGATGTCTCTACTAATCCTTCAATTGTTTGTATATCATTTATATTTGAATTTGTTGCTTTGGCAAACTTATCCCAATCTGTCTTATTTAACATCAAAATCTCAGTAGACTTTGCAATCGGAAAAAGCTTAAGTTCGTTATCAGAATTTAGTCTACCTTCATCTACATATTCTTCTATATACTCATTTAATTCATCCTTACTTATGTACTTATCAATATCTACTAGTAGTTTTAATTTATCCATTTCATATGCAGTATCTGAGTACGCTGCAAAAATATTTGGAACATCTTCAGAACCAACCTTTTTATTAGCAGAATCCAGCACCTTTTCAGATAAATCAACTACATTTCCCTGACTAAACG
This region includes:
- a CDS encoding EAL domain-containing protein, producing MENNLKKNNSIMKKMIFPLIIVMLIQTSLFCATILWGGTIKRLNDNSFDILNERVINRKNYIQNEMLQRWSKTSETELAINSSVKKVLDENNVSIKDVGINEEINKEIIKNISKDLIYLLRKNSVTGSFIILNNKDIEYDSINSKDEISKTGLYIRDLDPKFNPNDNSDLLIERGSSEIARSFGISMDSYWAPKFSFKSENEEKGDNFFYKPFRAAIDNPNTSSSNLGYWGSQFLLTNEGDRVITYSVPLIYEDGTVYGVLGIDLGINYLRELLPYGEINENKKGNYILGVDRNDDLAFENVVSNGYTFKDKFWDGLHSNLEQKESYKNVYKVKNEDDGKIKESTYASVQYLDLYNSNTPFENERWALLGIIEEKSLLCFSKRVETLVIVSVAVSLVIGLIGIYIASRLFTKPIVLLVNKVRNSNPSKPVNLDKINISEIDELSSAIELLSANVADSSSKLSQIIEIADMPIGAFELYKNGDNVFCTKGFFSIFTTDDEFQEYGYISKSKFIKKMNEMDTYLQKNYKTENIYIYKFESKDKTSKWIRLNIVEDDLKILGVVVDVTKEFIEKMKIEYERDFDILTNLLNRRAFYSQVREKFENKEEIKIAAFIMWDLDNLKYINDTYGHDAGDEYIRCAADILKKFISWNGIVSRLSGDEFYVFIYGYESKDSIRTIINSVKIQMNNTLLKLHDGTEFKIRASAGISWYPSDSTNYDELMKYADFAMYQIKNTIKGEVSEFDVNIYNKDSFLLHNREELNKLIDGQLVEYAFQPIVDCKGEVFAYEALMRPKMETFSSPMDVIRLARSQSKLYQIERITWFKALKSFKRYREQFGVCKLFLNSIPNNNLSKVDFEEIEDLYGNYLNRVVLEITENDKISEDFIDKKKVYINQWNIEIALDDFGTGYNGDAVLLYIMPNYVKIDMSIVRGIDKDEDRRKILKNLISYSKERNIKVIAEGVETKSEMEALVAIGIDYIQGYYIGKPEFVPQDISDKIKQELKICYENRDDIV
- a CDS encoding ATP-dependent helicase; this translates as MVDIIITTNIDIRQLNENQLEAVEHIDGPCMILAGPGSGKTRVITYRIANMVVNKNIAPARILAISFTKASSVEMKNRALSLSDDIRLNKVTYGTFHSVFFKILRYFERYNLDSIFDEKSKRITIKAILKSLNIENADDDENIGQVINEISYVKNELMDKNEFSSEVLTKDEFLKVYNLYEEQKSKVNKIDFDDMLIKTYYLLLNNKSALEMVRNVYKYILIDEFQDINKVQFEVLKLICNPLNNIFAVGDEDQSIYGFRGARPDFLLEFEKYFNNTKKIVLDVNYRSKSEIVNTANRLIEKNRNRYEKVIKCSQGKGGIVSYISPYDSEEEALHIAKEIIDEIKKDYVEYSDFAVIYRTNIQSRALVDVFMDMRIPFVVKDSVITIYDHWASQDILAYLRIGINPKSNKDWLRIINKPFRYISKDNVNMVKDEKDFVTALINKCNLHPKQVKTITDLEIDLSYLNTLNPKNAISYIRTSLDYDRYVLDYCSNRKIKTNGLVEILNELESSATNFNTVTEFLDHIERVKIELMENNKNKQTDGVIFTTMHSAKGLEFRNVYIIGANEGTIPHEKSYDICKEEKKEEQLEEERRLMYVAITRAEEKLCISSTLNKYGKKVDKSLFINDIKSPTKKEIDSIGVGDKVYHKKFHEGEIIKKDGNMFTIKFKDRERTLDLKTCLLKNIIHII
- a CDS encoding extracellular solute-binding protein; translated protein: MNRSGFVKLIITSMIILLLTGCDLKKEESYKLDPENPTSIEIWHYYNGQQKMAFDKLVKEFNDTVGAEKGIIVEAFSQGNVVDLSEKVLDSANKKVGSEDVPNIFAAYSDTAYEMDKLKLLVDIDKYISKDELNEYIEEYVDEGRLNSDNELKLFPIAKSTEILMLNKTDWDKFAKATNSNINDIQTIEGLVETSKKYYEWTDSLTKEPNDGKAFFGRDALANYIIIGSKQLGVEIFSVKDGKVTLNLDEKVMKKLWHNFYVPYINGYFASYGKFRSDDAKTGDILALVGSSSGASYFPDEVMLNDNESYKIETSVFQAPRFKDKEKYAVQQGAGMAVTKSTKEEEYASVEFLKWFTDKESNVKFSIASGYLPVKKKTNNLDVIKDVMNKDDLKVSSKVESSIVSSIEQINSCKLYTNKAFDGGTKARQILEYSMIDKAKEDLNKINELIKNGTSKENAVAQFNNNENFSAWFLNFKTELENAVKE